Proteins encoded by one window of Chryseobacterium aquaeductus:
- a CDS encoding VOC family protein produces MKLGAFSISLSVKDLEKSKVFYEKLGFSTMGGGMESNYLIMKNESTLIGLFQAMFDGNMLTFNPGWDENAQNLEAFDDVRKIQQHLKSKEVTLEKEADETTSGPEHIFLKDPDGNMILIDQHR; encoded by the coding sequence ATGAAATTAGGAGCATTTTCGATCAGCTTAAGCGTCAAAGATTTAGAAAAGTCTAAAGTTTTTTATGAAAAATTAGGCTTCAGTACGATGGGCGGAGGCATGGAAAGCAATTATCTTATCATGAAAAATGAAAGTACATTAATCGGACTTTTTCAGGCAATGTTTGATGGAAATATGTTGACCTTTAATCCTGGTTGGGACGAGAATGCCCAAAATCTTGAGGCATTTGATGATGTACGCAAAATTCAGCAACATTTGAAAAGTAAAGAGGTCACTCTGGAAAAAGAAGCCGACGAGACAACTTCCGGACCCGAACATATTTTCCTGAAAGATCCTGACGGAAATATGATTTTAATAGACCAACACAGGTGA
- a CDS encoding bestrophin family protein, with amino-acid sequence MHSGKRFGAIEFIMWTRRSLYVLLVLATIPTVLYYLGVTFISFPWQPIAIMGTAVAFIVGFKNNASYSRLWEARQIYGAIINDSRSFGYILRDTLNFRNADKVNKMFKRHYAWLTALRFQLRESRNWENMSTAQFKEYAQKYKIPERLSTIDDELKKYLSDDELHYILSKKNRATQLIALQSKDLAEAYAQGDINDFQWTQINQQLVKFTDNQGKAERIKNFPYPRNFSSITTYLLLIFIVFVPFGLIKEFDKMGDGTLFETYTLWFNIPFSLLVTWCFHTLDSVGEASVNPFEGSPNDIPITQISRTIEIDMRDMLDEKDLPSAIAPINDIVM; translated from the coding sequence ATGCACTCAGGAAAAAGATTTGGAGCTATAGAATTTATCATGTGGACGAGAAGAAGTCTGTATGTATTGTTGGTCTTAGCCACTATTCCTACTGTTTTATATTATCTGGGAGTCACTTTTATTTCTTTTCCCTGGCAACCGATTGCTATTATGGGAACAGCAGTAGCATTTATTGTTGGTTTTAAAAATAACGCGAGTTACAGCAGACTTTGGGAAGCGAGACAGATTTACGGTGCCATTATCAACGACAGCCGAAGTTTTGGGTACATTTTGAGAGATACTCTAAATTTCAGAAATGCTGATAAGGTGAATAAGATGTTTAAACGTCATTATGCTTGGTTAACGGCACTTCGTTTTCAGCTTCGCGAATCTAGAAATTGGGAAAATATGAGTACGGCTCAGTTTAAAGAATATGCTCAGAAATACAAAATCCCAGAAAGGCTTTCTACCATTGATGATGAACTCAAAAAATACCTTTCGGATGATGAGCTCCATTATATTCTAAGCAAAAAAAACAGAGCAACACAGCTGATTGCTCTCCAAAGCAAAGATTTGGCTGAAGCGTATGCTCAAGGTGACATCAATGATTTTCAATGGACGCAAATTAATCAGCAATTGGTCAAATTTACTGATAATCAAGGGAAGGCAGAGCGTATCAAAAACTTTCCATATCCCAGAAACTTTTCATCAATTACGACCTATTTGCTTCTCATATTCATTGTTTTTGTACCTTTTGGTTTGATTAAAGAATTTGATAAAATGGGTGACGGAACTTTATTTGAAACCTATACTTTATGGTTTAATATTCCGTTTTCATTATTGGTGACATGGTGTTTTCATACATTAGACAGTGTGGGAGAGGCGTCAGTAAATCCTTTTGAAGGAAGCCCGAATGACATTCCGATTACACAGATCAGTCGCACCATTGAGATTGATATGAGAGATATGCTGGATGAAAAAGATCTTCCGTCGGCGATTGCTCCGATAAACGATATTGTAATGTAA
- a CDS encoding DUF1398 domain-containing protein, with amino-acid sequence MKFTIEEIKAEHQKVKSGADFPKYILAIKSLGVSHYTASVSDGNTEYFDAENNSTNTGSKYETLNISEHLNLENFKNQLKLHQEGGTDYMTFCKDCAGNGVEGWKMDLNKMTCTYFDTMKNDILVENIPS; translated from the coding sequence ATGAAATTCACAATTGAAGAAATTAAAGCAGAGCATCAAAAAGTAAAAAGCGGAGCAGATTTTCCGAAGTATATTCTGGCAATTAAAAGTCTGGGAGTTTCTCATTACACTGCGTCTGTGTCGGATGGAAATACTGAATATTTTGACGCCGAAAATAATTCAACAAACACAGGAAGTAAATACGAAACTTTAAATATTTCGGAGCATTTAAATCTCGAAAATTTTAAAAACCAGCTAAAACTACATCAAGAAGGTGGTACAGATTATATGACATTTTGCAAGGACTGCGCAGGTAATGGAGTAGAAGGCTGGAAAATGGACTTAAATAAAATGACTTGTACCTATTTCGATACCATGAAAAATGATATTTTAGTAGAAAATATTCCTTCGTAA
- a CDS encoding VOC family protein: MATVNVYLTFNGNCRQAFEFYKSVFGGEFPYIGTFGEMPPQDGKELPQEDKDKIMHVSLPISQETMLMGSDTGGEWSSNFKEGNNFSISINADSKEEADKLFNGLSQDGQITMPLADTFWGAYFGMFTDQFGINWMVNYDDPAKMQQHS; encoded by the coding sequence ATGGCAACAGTAAACGTTTATCTTACATTCAATGGAAATTGCAGGCAGGCATTTGAATTTTACAAATCAGTATTCGGAGGAGAATTTCCGTACATCGGAACTTTTGGCGAAATGCCACCACAGGACGGAAAAGAACTTCCTCAGGAAGATAAAGACAAAATCATGCATGTATCTCTACCAATATCACAAGAAACAATGCTCATGGGCAGCGACACAGGCGGAGAATGGTCATCAAATTTTAAAGAAGGAAATAATTTTTCTATTTCCATCAATGCAGATTCCAAAGAAGAAGCTGACAAATTGTTCAACGGATTATCTCAGGACGGACAGATTACCATGCCTCTTGCAGATACTTTCTGGGGTGCGTATTTCGGGATGTTTACCGATCAGTTTGGTATCAATTGGATGGTAAATTACGATGATCCTGCAAAAATGCAACAACATTCTTAG
- a CDS encoding DUF2490 domain-containing protein: MDLKIFRQLILVLCTTFSVFCSAQKNDLGAWYMYFGSNKISKKFNFHNEIQYRNFNGIGNLEQLLIRTGIGYDVTENNNNILLGYGFILSQPYINGEKSENTEHRIFQQFITKQSFGRFNLQHRYRLEERFLQDDFRMRFRYFLGFNIPITNKQMLPKTLYLSAYNEIFLNLDSPVFDRNRVYGALGFIINKNLRIEAGYMNQIQENKNRGQIQIGFYNNIPFTGN, encoded by the coding sequence ATGGATTTGAAGATTTTCAGGCAGTTAATTTTAGTTTTATGCACGACTTTTTCTGTGTTTTGTTCAGCACAAAAAAATGATCTGGGTGCTTGGTATATGTATTTCGGCAGTAATAAAATCAGTAAGAAATTCAATTTTCATAACGAAATTCAATACAGAAACTTTAACGGAATCGGAAATCTAGAGCAACTTCTCATCCGTACCGGAATAGGATATGATGTTACCGAAAACAATAATAATATTTTATTGGGCTACGGTTTTATTTTGAGCCAGCCCTACATCAATGGTGAGAAATCTGAGAACACAGAACACCGAATTTTTCAGCAATTCATTACCAAACAGAGTTTTGGAAGATTTAATCTTCAGCATCGCTACCGTCTAGAAGAACGTTTCTTGCAGGATGATTTCAGGATGAGATTTCGTTATTTTTTAGGTTTCAATATTCCAATAACCAATAAACAGATGCTGCCAAAAACTTTATATCTGTCAGCTTACAACGAGATTTTTCTGAATCTTGACAGTCCCGTTTTTGACAGAAACAGAGTGTACGGAGCTTTAGGTTTCATTATCAACAAAAATCTGAGAATCGAAGCAGGTTACATGAATCAAATTCAGGAAAACAAAAACCGCGGACAAATACAAATTGGGTTTTACAACAATATTCCTTTCACCGGAAACTAA
- a CDS encoding DUF1569 domain-containing protein, protein MENVFDAKDAQNYIVRINNLVEDTHGLWGRMTVDQMLAHCCISYEMVYEPEKHKKPGAIAKFILKTFVKSKVVGEKAYPRDSPTAPQFVITGRRNFDDEKKRLIGYIQKTQQLGTQAFDGKESFSFGKLTSQEWNNMFAKHLNHHLSQFGV, encoded by the coding sequence ATGGAAAACGTATTTGATGCGAAAGACGCTCAGAATTACATTGTTAGAATAAATAATTTGGTTGAAGATACACACGGATTGTGGGGCAGAATGACGGTAGATCAAATGTTGGCACACTGCTGCATCAGTTACGAAATGGTCTACGAACCGGAGAAACATAAAAAACCCGGGGCGATTGCAAAATTTATTTTGAAGACCTTTGTAAAATCTAAAGTGGTGGGCGAAAAAGCTTATCCAAGAGATTCTCCGACGGCACCTCAGTTTGTAATCACTGGAAGAAGAAATTTCGATGATGAAAAGAAAAGGCTAATTGGCTACATTCAAAAAACTCAACAGTTGGGAACTCAGGCTTTTGATGGTAAAGAATCTTTTTCCTTCGGTAAATTGACCTCTCAGGAATGGAACAATATGTTTGCAAAACATCTGAATCATCATTTAAGCCAGTTCGGAGTTTAG
- a CDS encoding Na+/H+ antiporter, which translates to MIHTYVIISIAVLLSVMILVMIGQKLKVAYPIFLVIAGLIISLVPGMPHIEIEPDLVFLIFLPPILFEAAWFTSWQDFHKWRKQIFSMAFGLVFLTSIVVAYLSSSIIPGLTVAMGFLLGGVNSPPDAVAATSVLKHMKIPKKITSILEGESLINDASSLIVFKFALAAVISGQFIWRDAIGDFFSMALGGIAIGIALGLLFGFFLRLIPSNSNIDTVITLIVPYILYIGAEHFHFSGVLSVVAGGLLMSYNSHCYLSHTTRIQSGNVWSVLIFLMNTIIFILIGLELPIVVAAMKDYTISEGVFYSIVIGGAIIFTRLFYSYAIMYFPWFLSKKLRKENPKPDWREPFIISFAAMRGVVSLAAALSIPAFLPNGDAFPHRNIILFVTFVIILITLVGQGLMLSPILKLLKVSDGGSELPEEKQEVILMRKLKETALQKLESDFSELTETNSMIRHQKHKLENEMMMMADKSQCMASTGDYVTAMNENKDVIRQLIQAQRNELHRMKREKVFDDHVMRTVEMQLDFDEAKITGFTHS; encoded by the coding sequence ATGATTCATACATACGTCATCATATCAATTGCAGTTTTACTGTCTGTAATGATACTCGTCATGATTGGGCAAAAACTTAAAGTTGCTTATCCCATTTTTCTTGTGATCGCAGGATTGATCATCAGTCTTGTTCCGGGAATGCCACATATTGAGATTGAACCAGATTTGGTTTTCCTGATTTTTCTTCCGCCGATTTTATTCGAGGCTGCATGGTTTACCTCGTGGCAGGATTTTCATAAATGGCGAAAGCAGATTTTTTCAATGGCATTTGGATTGGTTTTTCTGACCTCGATTGTGGTTGCATACCTTTCTTCATCAATTATTCCGGGACTTACCGTTGCAATGGGATTTTTGTTGGGTGGAGTCAATTCTCCTCCGGATGCGGTTGCTGCAACTTCTGTTTTGAAACACATGAAAATTCCCAAGAAAATTACAAGTATTTTGGAAGGTGAAAGCTTAATCAACGATGCTTCGAGTTTAATTGTATTTAAATTTGCCTTAGCTGCAGTGATTTCCGGACAGTTTATCTGGAGAGATGCAATTGGTGATTTTTTCAGTATGGCACTAGGAGGAATTGCGATCGGGATTGCGTTAGGCTTGTTGTTCGGATTCTTTTTAAGACTCATTCCTTCCAATTCAAATATTGATACAGTCATTACCCTCATTGTACCTTATATTTTGTATATCGGTGCAGAACATTTCCACTTTTCAGGTGTATTGTCGGTGGTTGCTGGTGGATTGCTGATGTCTTACAACTCGCACTGTTATCTCAGTCATACGACTAGAATTCAATCCGGAAACGTATGGAGTGTTTTGATTTTTCTGATGAATACCATTATTTTTATTTTAATTGGTTTAGAATTACCGATTGTGGTTGCTGCAATGAAGGATTATACCATCTCAGAAGGTGTTTTCTATAGTATCGTCATCGGTGGAGCAATTATTTTCACCAGATTATTTTACAGTTATGCCATTATGTATTTTCCATGGTTTTTATCTAAAAAATTAAGAAAGGAAAATCCTAAACCCGATTGGCGAGAACCATTTATTATTAGTTTTGCAGCAATGCGTGGAGTAGTTTCTTTGGCTGCGGCACTTTCAATTCCCGCATTTTTACCAAACGGAGACGCATTTCCGCATCGTAATATTATTTTATTCGTGACTTTCGTGATAATTTTGATAACTTTAGTGGGGCAAGGTCTGATGCTTTCACCAATTTTAAAATTGCTAAAAGTAAGTGATGGCGGAAGCGAACTGCCGGAAGAAAAACAGGAAGTTATCCTAATGAGGAAACTCAAAGAAACTGCTTTACAAAAATTAGAATCAGATTTTTCTGAATTGACGGAAACCAACAGTATGATACGCCATCAAAAACATAAGCTGGAAAATGAAATGATGATGATGGCAGATAAATCTCAGTGCATGGCATCTACAGGAGATTACGTAACGGCAATGAATGAAAACAAAGATGTGATCAGACAACTGATTCAGGCTCAGAGAAACGAACTTCACCGTATGAAACGTGAAAAAGTATTCGATGACCATGTGATGAGAACTGTAGAAATGCAGCTTGATTTTGATGAGGCAAAAATTACAGGATTTACTCATTCCTAA